The DNA window CCTGGTCGTCGAGGCGGCGGGCGGGGGGGTGGTGCCGGACCTCGCCCGGGAGACGTTTGAGGCGGGCAAGGACCTGATGGCCATCAGCATCGGCGCGCTGCTCGACCACCCAGACATCCTGGACCTCGCGGCGGAGCGCGGCTGCCGGCTGTACGCGCCGTCGGGCGCGATCGCGGGGCTGGACGGCATCAAGTCGGCGTCGTCGGGGAGGATCGACCACGTCACGATGACGACGCGCAAGCCGCTGAAGGCGCTGGAGGGCTCGCCCTACCTGGTCGACCGCGGCATCTCCGTGCTGGGCTACACCGAGGAGACGGAGATCTTCGCCGGCACCGCTCGCGAGGCGTGCCGCGGCTTCCCGGCCAACGTCAACGTGTCCGCCGCCGTCAGCCTGGCCGGCATCGGCCCCGACCTGACGCAAATCCGCATCATGGCCGTCCCCGGCCTGGAGCGGAACT is part of the Chloroflexota bacterium genome and encodes:
- a CDS encoding aspartate dehydrogenase, coding for MTSIGIVGMGAVGQALLKASESGTLTLPVAGVTSRTEATALEFLETLASPPPYCSREELLETADLVVEAAGGGVVPDLARETFEAGKDLMAISIGALLDHPDILDLAAERGCRLYAPSGAIAGLDGIKSASSGRIDHVTMTTRKPLKALEGSPYLVDRGISVLGYTEETEIFAGTAREACRGFPANVNVSAAVSLAGIGPDLTQIRIMAVPGLERNCHDIEVEGEFGRLHIHIENIPTENPRTGRLTVMSIIRTLQNLASPLQIGT